From Symbiobacterium terraclitae, the proteins below share one genomic window:
- the sigI gene encoding RNA polymerase sigma factor SigI: MLLAFLLSLSDDAGPRGPSPAERLLGPAKTGDEAAREELIRAYTPLVLRVGSQVSGRYLTVGRDEEVSVGLMALNEAIDRFDPEKGSAFIPFAELVIKRRLVDYYRRQKARAEVPFSDFTTEDDEGNPLQGLEMRESIAAHQRQQEAEERRYEIARYAQRLAEFGIRFSELVTVCPKHADARARAIDAARIVAGDPLLAQHLVARRELPLRQLEERVGVSRKTLERQRKYIIAVALLLLEDFVHLRHYIAV, translated from the coding sequence TTGCTGCTGGCCTTTCTGCTGAGCCTCTCGGATGACGCGGGCCCGCGTGGGCCGTCGCCAGCCGAGCGGTTGCTCGGCCCGGCGAAGACGGGCGACGAGGCGGCACGGGAAGAGCTGATCCGCGCCTACACGCCTCTCGTGCTCCGGGTGGGCAGCCAGGTCTCGGGGCGGTACCTCACCGTCGGTCGGGATGAGGAGGTGTCGGTGGGCCTCATGGCCCTGAATGAGGCCATCGACCGCTTCGACCCCGAGAAGGGCAGCGCGTTCATCCCCTTCGCCGAACTGGTTATCAAGCGTCGCCTCGTCGACTACTACAGGCGACAGAAAGCCCGGGCCGAGGTGCCCTTCAGCGACTTCACAACCGAAGACGACGAGGGCAACCCGCTGCAGGGCCTGGAGATGCGGGAGTCCATCGCCGCGCACCAACGGCAGCAGGAGGCTGAGGAGCGGCGGTACGAGATCGCCCGCTACGCCCAGCGCCTGGCCGAGTTCGGCATCCGCTTCAGCGAGCTGGTCACCGTCTGCCCCAAGCACGCAGACGCCCGGGCGAGGGCGATCGACGCCGCCCGCATCGTGGCCGGTGACCCGCTGCTGGCGCAGCACCTGGTCGCCCGCCGGGAACTGCCGCTCCGGCAGTTGGAGGAGCGGGTCGGCGTGAGCCGCAAGACGCTCGAGCGGCAGCGCAAGTACATCATCGCCGTGGCGCTGCTTCTGTTGGAGGACTTTGTTCACCTCCGCCACTACATTGCGGTCTAG
- the ruvB gene encoding Holliday junction branch migration DNA helicase RuvB yields the protein MSEERFLSGHRRPEDLRIEETLRPHRLADYPGQERVKEELSIYIAAAKQRGEALDHVLLYGPPGLGKTTLAHIIAQEMGVNLRITSGPAISHQGDLAAILTQLSEGDVLFVDEIHRMNRLVEETLYPAMEDFALDIILGKGPSARTLRLDLPRFTLIGATTRYGALTSPLRDRFGVVMQLQFYSVEELTQILLRAARILKVQLDPSGAQEIARRSRGTPRIANRLLKRLRDYAQVKADGVITREVADAGLRLMEVDALGLDLVDHKVLLTIIQKYGGGPVGLDTLAAATSEEPETIEDVYEPYLMQIGFLQRTPRGRVATRAAYEYLNIPYGDHPDGGEGPVQPRLF from the coding sequence ATGAGTGAGGAACGGTTCCTCTCCGGCCACAGGCGGCCGGAGGACTTACGGATCGAGGAGACCCTCCGTCCGCACCGGCTGGCGGACTACCCGGGGCAGGAGCGGGTGAAGGAGGAGCTGTCCATCTACATCGCCGCCGCGAAGCAGCGGGGCGAGGCCCTTGACCACGTCCTGCTCTACGGCCCTCCCGGCCTGGGCAAGACCACCCTCGCCCACATCATCGCGCAGGAGATGGGCGTCAACCTGCGCATCACCTCGGGGCCGGCGATCTCGCACCAGGGCGACCTGGCGGCGATCCTGACCCAGCTCTCCGAGGGGGACGTGCTCTTCGTCGACGAGATCCACCGGATGAACCGCCTGGTGGAGGAGACGCTCTACCCGGCGATGGAGGACTTCGCCCTCGACATCATCCTGGGCAAGGGGCCGAGCGCCCGCACCCTGCGGCTCGACCTGCCCCGCTTCACCCTGATCGGCGCGACCACCCGGTACGGCGCCCTCACGTCGCCGCTGCGCGACCGCTTCGGCGTGGTCATGCAGCTGCAGTTCTACAGCGTGGAGGAGCTGACGCAGATCCTCCTGCGGGCGGCCCGGATCCTCAAGGTGCAGCTCGACCCGTCCGGGGCGCAGGAGATCGCCCGCCGGTCCCGGGGGACACCCCGCATCGCCAACCGGCTGCTGAAGCGGCTGAGGGACTACGCCCAGGTGAAGGCCGACGGGGTGATCACGCGCGAGGTGGCGGACGCCGGCCTGCGGCTGATGGAGGTGGACGCCCTGGGGCTCGACCTGGTCGACCACAAGGTGCTGCTGACCATCATCCAGAAGTACGGCGGGGGGCCGGTCGGTCTCGACACCCTGGCCGCGGCCACCAGCGAGGAGCCCGAGACGATCGAGGACGTGTACGAGCCCTACCTGATGCAGATCGGCTTCCTCCAGCGCACCCCGCGGGGGCGCGTGGCCACCCGCGCGGCCTACGAGTACCTGAACATCCCCTACGGCGATCACCCAGACGGCGGCGAGGGCCCCGTGCAGCCCCGCCTGTTCTGA
- the ruvA gene encoding Holliday junction branch migration protein RuvA has protein sequence MIAHLRGELVTATADSVVIDVAGVGYRCLVPSSTRSRLPAIGSVVHLYTSLQVREDALTLYGFLTPAEYDLFTLLLRVDGIGPKAALAVLSATDPESFRRAVAFEDIAALTRVPGIGKKTAQRLVLELKEKVGSLGVAPWAQGEVPAAAPPAGDVWSEAAEALCALGYSRTEAVEALARARAEAGDSPSVETLVRLGLKQLFRG, from the coding sequence ATGATCGCACACCTGCGCGGTGAGCTTGTCACCGCGACAGCCGATTCCGTCGTCATTGACGTAGCGGGGGTTGGCTACCGCTGCCTGGTGCCCTCCTCGACCCGGTCCCGCCTGCCCGCCATCGGGTCGGTGGTGCACCTGTACACGTCCCTGCAGGTGCGGGAGGACGCCCTGACCCTCTACGGCTTCCTCACGCCGGCCGAGTACGACCTGTTCACGCTGCTGCTCCGGGTGGACGGGATCGGGCCCAAGGCCGCCCTGGCGGTCCTCTCCGCCACCGATCCCGAGTCGTTCCGCCGGGCGGTTGCCTTCGAGGACATCGCCGCCCTCACCCGCGTGCCCGGCATCGGGAAGAAGACGGCACAGCGGCTGGTACTCGAGCTGAAGGAGAAGGTGGGGTCGCTGGGCGTCGCGCCGTGGGCGCAGGGAGAGGTCCCCGCCGCGGCCCCGCCCGCCGGCGACGTCTGGTCCGAGGCGGCTGAGGCGCTCTGCGCCCTGGGCTACAGCCGGACCGAGGCGGTGGAGGCCCTGGCCAGGGCCCGCGCCGAGGCGGGCGACTCGCCTTCCGTGGAGACACTCGTCCGGCTGGGACTGAAGCAACTCTTCCGGGGGTAA
- the ruvC gene encoding crossover junction endodeoxyribonuclease RuvC: MRILGIDPGTARMGYGIVEDAGSGRERAVAYGCLETPPDMLPERRLQSLYRGIVDLLLEYKPDCVAVEELFFGRNVTTAIHVGQARGIVLLAAADNGVPVREFTPMQVKMAVAGYGRADKAQVQRMVRALLALPEIPKPDDVADALAVAIAALHAASLTSRLGGLS, from the coding sequence TTGCGCATTCTCGGCATCGACCCCGGAACGGCCCGGATGGGCTACGGCATCGTGGAAGACGCGGGCTCCGGAAGGGAGCGGGCGGTGGCGTACGGCTGTCTGGAGACGCCGCCCGACATGCTGCCCGAGCGGCGGCTGCAGTCGCTCTACCGGGGCATCGTCGACCTGCTTCTGGAGTACAAGCCCGACTGCGTGGCCGTGGAGGAGCTGTTCTTCGGCCGCAACGTCACCACCGCCATACACGTGGGACAGGCCCGGGGGATCGTGCTCCTGGCCGCGGCCGACAACGGCGTGCCCGTCCGGGAGTTCACGCCGATGCAGGTGAAGATGGCGGTGGCCGGCTACGGTCGGGCCGACAAGGCGCAGGTCCAGCGGATGGTGCGCGCCCTGCTGGCCCTCCCGGAGATCCCGAAGCCCGACGACGTGGCCGATGCCCTGGCCGTGGCCATCGCGGCCCTGCACGCGGCCAGCCTCACCTCACGGTTGGGAGGTCTGTCGTAG
- a CDS encoding LCP family protein gives MESTSRKRRPLVIAVAIAVLLLGGWAAKVWFGAAPINVLLLGLDEGKTRTDVVVLAHLEPRRGLITLLSLPRDTLVEIDCTGLSDACVSPDKLAHAHAYGGEQGARVAVETVERLLGVKIDHYVRADFEGFRQVVDILGGVDLVIDQDMHYEDPYANPPLTIHFEASDQPQHLDGQRALEFVRYRGATGDIGRTERTKQFLVALARKAKETQSLVRLPAVIRTGLAYMDTDIDASTALSMAASALRADLDLVQMETLPGWDDPNHPRGWVWVPDEGAMAEVVDRLIRNPQPPSAEPESGADE, from the coding sequence ATGGAAAGCACAAGCCGGAAACGCCGGCCGCTGGTGATTGCAGTGGCAATCGCCGTCCTGCTCCTGGGCGGGTGGGCGGCGAAGGTCTGGTTCGGCGCGGCGCCCATCAACGTACTCCTGTTGGGCCTGGATGAGGGCAAGACCCGGACCGACGTGGTCGTGCTGGCCCACCTGGAGCCCCGGCGGGGGTTGATCACCCTGCTCTCGCTGCCCCGGGACACCCTGGTCGAGATCGACTGCACCGGCCTCAGCGACGCCTGCGTTTCGCCGGACAAGCTGGCCCATGCCCACGCTTACGGTGGCGAGCAGGGGGCACGGGTCGCCGTCGAGACGGTGGAGCGGCTGCTGGGCGTGAAAATCGATCACTACGTGCGGGCCGACTTCGAGGGGTTCCGGCAGGTGGTGGACATCCTGGGCGGCGTGGACCTGGTGATCGATCAGGACATGCACTACGAGGACCCCTATGCCAACCCGCCGCTCACCATCCACTTCGAGGCCTCTGACCAGCCGCAGCACCTGGATGGCCAGCGTGCGCTGGAGTTCGTCCGCTACCGGGGCGCCACCGGCGACATCGGCCGCACCGAACGCACCAAGCAGTTCCTGGTGGCCCTGGCCCGGAAGGCGAAGGAGACGCAGTCGCTGGTCAGGCTTCCTGCGGTGATCCGCACCGGCCTGGCGTACATGGACACGGACATCGACGCCAGCACCGCCCTCTCGATGGCGGCCAGCGCCCTGCGGGCCGACCTGGACCTGGTCCAGATGGAGACCCTGCCGGGCTGGGACGACCCGAACCACCCGAGGGGCTGGGTCTGGGTGCCGGATGAGGGCGCGATGGCCGAGGTCGTCGACCGGCTGATCCGGAACCCGCAGCCGCCGTCTGCGGAACCCGAGTCCGGAGCAGACGAGTAA
- a CDS encoding RNA polymerase sigma factor produces MEEWIAQHGDAVLRLAYAVLLNRAQAEDVFQEVFIKAYRHADRLRDPERVRPWLLQVTMNACRDLRRSWWWRRTRNGSELDGLALVDRAPEADPAGAAIRSDVCHSLARAIRSLPDGYREAVVLHYLEGLAAPEVARILRVRVGTVHSRLYRARQLLRQQLEEWGVEP; encoded by the coding sequence GTGGAGGAATGGATCGCGCAGCACGGCGACGCGGTGCTGCGCCTGGCCTACGCCGTCCTGCTGAACCGCGCACAGGCGGAAGACGTGTTCCAGGAGGTGTTCATCAAGGCCTACCGCCATGCCGACCGGTTGCGCGATCCCGAACGGGTCCGCCCCTGGCTGCTGCAGGTGACGATGAACGCATGCCGGGACCTGCGGCGGTCGTGGTGGTGGCGGCGCACGCGGAACGGGTCGGAGCTGGACGGACTGGCCCTGGTGGACCGAGCCCCGGAGGCGGATCCCGCCGGAGCCGCGATCCGGTCCGATGTCTGCCACTCGCTGGCCAGAGCCATACGCTCGCTGCCCGACGGGTACCGGGAGGCGGTGGTCCTCCACTACCTCGAGGGGCTTGCAGCGCCGGAGGTCGCCCGCATCCTGCGCGTGCGGGTGGGAACGGTCCACAGCCGGCTGTACCGGGCCAGGCAGTTGCTTCGCCAGCAGTTGGAGGAATGGGGGGTTGAGCCGTGA
- a CDS encoding Mov34/MPN/PAD-1 family protein, producing MAARRLVIGRRLLQRMLEHCLEEKPLEACGILAGTNGYVNAVYATDNARRSPVSYQVDPEQQEEALRRIAAAGEGLLGIYHSHPSAKAVPSRSDIEYAVHYPDAVRLIISLDGPIDVGAFLIRDGQVEPVHLHIRDGLGGTYYDLRQRCGT from the coding sequence ATGGCAGCGCGCCGGCTGGTCATCGGGCGTCGCTTGCTGCAGCGGATGCTGGAGCACTGCCTGGAGGAGAAGCCCCTGGAGGCGTGCGGGATCCTCGCCGGCACGAACGGGTACGTCAACGCCGTCTACGCCACGGACAACGCGCGGCGGAGCCCGGTCTCGTACCAGGTGGATCCGGAGCAGCAGGAGGAGGCCCTGCGGCGGATCGCCGCCGCGGGCGAGGGGTTGCTCGGCATCTACCACTCCCATCCGAGTGCGAAGGCGGTGCCCTCGCGGTCCGACATCGAGTACGCAGTGCACTACCCCGACGCGGTGCGGCTGATCATCTCGCTGGACGGACCGATCGATGTCGGGGCGTTCCTCATTCGCGACGGCCAGGTCGAGCCGGTTCATCTCCATATCCGCGACGGGCTGGGCGGCACGTACTATGACCTGCGCCAGCGATGCGGGACGTAG
- a CDS encoding Mov34/MPN/PAD-1 family protein — MLWWTRKQRRAAPLTAAQRRIVIPENVYRRMINHCYEERPLEACGLLVGEAGHVAAGYATDNQERSPILYRVDDRQLLAAAEEAHQLGREIVAIYHSHVASEPIPSRTDIAQATWPEAFYIIISLKGRRPRARAWRIVDGQVSEHLIVVARHFDGEWYDLRKAVRTVGG; from the coding sequence GTGCTCTGGTGGACGAGGAAGCAGCGGAGGGCGGCCCCCCTGACCGCAGCACAGCGGCGGATCGTGATCCCGGAGAACGTCTACCGCCGCATGATCAACCACTGTTATGAGGAGCGACCGCTCGAGGCCTGCGGGCTTCTGGTGGGCGAGGCCGGCCACGTCGCTGCCGGCTACGCCACCGACAACCAGGAGCGCAGTCCCATCCTTTACCGCGTCGACGACCGTCAGCTGCTGGCCGCGGCCGAGGAGGCGCATCAGCTGGGCCGCGAGATCGTGGCCATCTACCACTCCCACGTGGCCAGCGAGCCAATCCCCTCGCGCACAGACATCGCCCAGGCCACCTGGCCAGAGGCGTTCTACATTATCATCTCACTCAAGGGCCGTCGGCCGCGGGCGCGGGCCTGGCGCATCGTGGACGGGCAGGTGTCTGAGCACCTGATCGTCGTGGCGCGCCACTTCGACGGCGAGTGGTATGACCTGAGGAAGGCGGTGCGGACGGTCGGCGGTTAG
- the nadE gene encoding NAD(+) synthase — MTHQHHVKSLSERAAREREYMERGGIGALINSLSGGVDSSATAAISKQAAPQGALGLILPCSTEEELEGERLQDIVDAQRVADHLGIPAVTINLSDLWQMAVTLYSAAARDLAAKSGIPLEEERLQWAINNLKPTLRIMTAGFFADAFRGLIMGTGNGVEYFLGYFSIRGDGLSDRQPIRDCTKAEVRGIASEAGLPDDLVNRVPTAGLWPGQTDEGELGFTYAEADRFLIWLLERHLATPVLSTTLTVREEAVDAILGAPDLPVAPDVARRIIAQNRRTEFKRRPGDLEALMQERGLK, encoded by the coding sequence ATGACGCACCAGCACCACGTGAAATCCCTGTCCGAGCGCGCCGCCCGCGAGCGGGAGTACATGGAGCGCGGCGGCATCGGGGCCCTGATCAACAGCCTCTCCGGGGGCGTCGACTCGTCGGCGACGGCCGCGATCAGCAAGCAGGCGGCCCCGCAGGGCGCCCTGGGGCTGATCCTGCCCTGCTCCACCGAGGAGGAACTGGAGGGCGAGCGCCTCCAGGACATCGTGGACGCCCAGCGGGTCGCCGACCACCTGGGCATCCCGGCCGTGACCATCAACCTGAGCGACCTCTGGCAGATGGCCGTGACGCTCTACTCGGCGGCGGCCCGCGACCTGGCGGCCAAGTCCGGCATCCCGCTGGAGGAGGAGCGGCTGCAGTGGGCCATCAACAACCTCAAGCCGACGCTGCGCATCATGACGGCCGGCTTTTTCGCCGACGCCTTCCGCGGCCTCATCATGGGCACGGGCAACGGCGTGGAGTATTTCCTCGGGTACTTCTCCATCCGCGGCGACGGGCTGTCGGACAGGCAGCCGATCCGCGACTGCACGAAGGCGGAGGTCCGCGGGATTGCCTCCGAGGCCGGTCTGCCCGACGACCTGGTCAACCGCGTGCCCACGGCGGGCCTCTGGCCCGGCCAGACGGACGAGGGCGAGCTCGGCTTCACCTACGCCGAGGCAGACCGCTTCCTCATCTGGCTCCTGGAGCGCCACCTCGCCACGCCGGTGCTGAGCACCACCCTCACCGTGCGGGAGGAGGCCGTGGACGCCATCCTCGGCGCCCCCGACCTGCCGGTGGCCCCGGACGTGGCCAGGCGCATCATCGCGCAGAACCGCCGGACGGAGTTCAAGCGCCGTCCCGGCGATCTTGAGGCGCTCATGCAGGAACGGGGCCTGAAGTAG
- a CDS encoding M20 metallopeptidase family protein yields MLSRDQVWELARSVHPYGVQVRRDLHRNPELSFEEHDTHRYLAAALQELGCSFRSGLGGGTGLQVVIRGAQPGPTVALRADIDALPIQEETGLPFASQRPGVMHACGHDVHTAILLATARALQTIKDDLAGQVVLIFQPGEEKNPGGASLMIRDGVLDDPKVDAIFGLHVEPYMEAGRMAFAPGPVMAAPDEIRVTVAGRGGHGAAPHLTVDPVLTTCQIITALQQVVARNVDPFQPAVITIGMIQGGSAHNIIPDEVSFVGTVRTMDPQLRRMMPERIEAVVRGVCEAAGATYRFHYEHGYPMLVNHPEMTEIGRQAAVTVLGAENVQRMEPSMGGEDFAYYLERVPGTFTRLGARAKDNTSPHGLHTSRLMIDESCIAVGVAYYIQVVQDFLASTNQGA; encoded by the coding sequence ATGTTGAGCAGGGATCAGGTGTGGGAGCTGGCGAGGTCGGTCCACCCGTACGGGGTGCAGGTTCGGCGCGACCTCCATCGGAACCCGGAGCTCTCCTTCGAGGAGCATGACACGCACCGGTACCTGGCGGCGGCGCTGCAGGAGCTGGGCTGCTCGTTCCGCTCCGGCCTCGGCGGCGGGACGGGCCTGCAGGTGGTCATACGGGGCGCGCAGCCCGGGCCCACGGTGGCCCTGCGGGCGGACATCGACGCCCTGCCCATCCAGGAGGAGACGGGCCTGCCCTTCGCCTCTCAGCGCCCCGGCGTGATGCACGCGTGCGGCCATGACGTCCACACGGCGATCCTCCTGGCCACCGCCAGGGCGCTGCAGACCATCAAGGACGATCTGGCCGGCCAGGTGGTGCTCATCTTCCAGCCGGGCGAGGAGAAGAACCCGGGCGGGGCCTCGCTGATGATCCGTGACGGGGTGCTCGATGACCCGAAGGTCGACGCCATATTCGGCCTGCACGTCGAGCCTTACATGGAGGCCGGTCGGATGGCGTTCGCGCCGGGTCCGGTCATGGCCGCACCGGACGAGATCCGGGTGACGGTCGCCGGCCGGGGCGGACACGGTGCGGCACCCCACCTCACCGTCGACCCGGTCCTGACCACCTGCCAGATCATCACCGCGCTGCAGCAGGTGGTGGCCCGGAACGTCGACCCGTTCCAGCCGGCCGTCATCACCATCGGGATGATCCAGGGCGGCAGCGCCCACAACATCATTCCCGACGAGGTCTCCTTCGTCGGGACCGTGCGCACGATGGACCCCCAACTGCGCCGCATGATGCCCGAGCGGATCGAGGCGGTCGTCCGGGGCGTGTGCGAGGCTGCGGGAGCGACCTACCGCTTCCACTACGAGCACGGGTACCCGATGCTGGTCAACCATCCGGAGATGACCGAGATCGGCCGGCAGGCGGCCGTGACGGTGCTGGGGGCGGAGAACGTCCAGCGGATGGAGCCCTCCATGGGTGGCGAGGACTTCGCCTACTACCTGGAGCGGGTGCCCGGGACCTTCACACGGCTGGGGGCGCGCGCCAAGGACAACACGAGCCCCCACGGACTGCACACTTCCCGGCTGATGATCGACGAGTCGTGCATTGCCGTCGGCGTCGCGTACTATATTCAGGTGGTCCAAGATTTCCTGGCATCGACCAACCAGGGGGCATGA
- a CDS encoding ABC transporter permease encodes MRFNFDAKSVAIALAVAVLLVFGIFPIALLVIDAFIVDGHFSLDNFREVYVNKSNLMAVWNTVKASGLTMLFSTAISFPLAWLVGRTDLPFKNVFRTLIITPYMIPPFIGAFAWGYLANPRIGYLNQWIRAVFPFFEQGPINIYSMNGMVWVLVLFYFPFSFLSISRALEKMDPSLEEAARISGAGPLRVLRNITIPLTAPAIAAGALLVFVAVASAFGIPSIIGGQARIQVVTTRIISYVYVGTTEAMHEATALAVVLLMLSIAVLWFSNWYLAKREYFTLAGKSTRPTLVELGPWKWPLVAVFAIVCFVFAILPIMALVMTSLVKTMGRGFAFDNLTLDVWRSVLADDATWRTLRTSLYSSVLAATGGTLVGLLIAYLKVKTRMRFRTIPDFLATFTNATPGIVLALGLILAFSGKFGLNLYGTFWILVVAYFVRHLSYAVRQAAAALEQVHPSLEEAALSSGASWLRLFKDVTIPLVGPSVVGGWFLVFMPSFYELTMSVLLYSSKATPAGYHLYHLSSYASPQSAAVLSVLILILVLIGNLLMRWASRGRVSL; translated from the coding sequence ATGCGATTCAACTTCGATGCAAAGAGCGTGGCCATCGCCCTTGCGGTGGCCGTGCTCCTTGTCTTCGGCATCTTCCCCATTGCACTGCTGGTCATCGACGCCTTCATCGTCGACGGCCACTTCAGCCTGGACAACTTCCGCGAGGTCTACGTCAACAAGTCGAACCTGATGGCCGTGTGGAACACGGTGAAGGCGTCGGGCCTGACGATGCTGTTCAGCACCGCCATCTCGTTCCCGCTGGCCTGGCTGGTGGGCCGCACCGACCTGCCCTTCAAGAATGTCTTCCGCACGCTGATCATCACGCCGTACATGATCCCGCCCTTCATCGGCGCTTTCGCCTGGGGGTATCTCGCCAACCCGCGGATCGGCTACCTGAATCAGTGGATCCGGGCGGTGTTCCCCTTCTTCGAGCAGGGGCCGATCAACATCTACTCGATGAACGGCATGGTCTGGGTGCTGGTGCTGTTCTACTTCCCGTTCTCCTTCCTGTCGATCAGCCGGGCCCTGGAGAAGATGGACCCGTCGCTGGAGGAGGCGGCCCGCATCTCCGGCGCCGGCCCGCTGCGGGTCCTGCGGAACATCACCATCCCGCTGACCGCCCCCGCCATCGCCGCCGGTGCGCTGCTGGTCTTCGTCGCCGTGGCCTCGGCCTTCGGCATCCCGTCGATCATCGGCGGACAGGCGCGAATTCAGGTGGTCACCACCCGGATTATCAGCTACGTCTACGTGGGCACCACTGAGGCGATGCACGAGGCGACCGCCCTGGCCGTGGTGCTGCTCATGCTCTCGATTGCCGTGCTCTGGTTCTCGAACTGGTACCTGGCGAAGCGGGAGTACTTCACCCTGGCCGGCAAGTCGACCCGTCCCACCCTGGTGGAGCTGGGTCCGTGGAAGTGGCCGCTGGTTGCCGTGTTCGCCATCGTCTGCTTCGTCTTCGCCATCCTGCCGATCATGGCGCTGGTGATGACCAGCCTGGTAAAGACGATGGGCAGGGGCTTCGCCTTCGACAACCTGACGCTGGACGTCTGGCGGTCGGTGCTGGCCGACGACGCCACCTGGCGGACGCTGCGGACGTCGCTCTACTCCTCGGTGCTCGCCGCGACGGGCGGCACGCTGGTCGGCCTGCTCATCGCCTACCTGAAGGTGAAGACCCGGATGCGGTTCCGGACCATCCCCGACTTCCTCGCCACCTTCACCAATGCGACGCCGGGCATCGTCCTTGCCCTGGGCCTGATCCTGGCCTTCTCGGGCAAGTTCGGGCTGAACCTGTACGGCACGTTCTGGATCCTGGTCGTGGCCTACTTCGTGCGCCACCTGTCCTACGCCGTGCGACAGGCCGCTGCCGCGCTGGAGCAGGTGCATCCCTCGCTGGAGGAGGCTGCCCTGTCGAGCGGCGCCAGCTGGCTGCGGCTGTTCAAGGACGTGACGATCCCGCTGGTCGGCCCCTCGGTCGTCGGCGGCTGGTTCCTGGTGTTCATGCCGTCGTTCTACGAGCTGACCATGTCGGTGTTGCTGTACAGCAGCAAGGCGACGCCGGCCGGCTACCACCTGTACCACCTGAGTTCGTACGCCTCTCCGCAGTCTGCGGCCGTGCTGTCGGTGCTGATCCTGATCCTGGTACTGATCGGGAACCTTCTGATGCGCTGGGCGAGCCGTGGCCGGGTGAGTCTGTAG
- a CDS encoding ABC transporter substrate-binding protein, translated as MKRFAVVLSLLLVLSTALAGCGGSSGSSSNPSSGSNTTTPPATSGQSSGSTSGQTQTASGPSGSIMIYTSIYPDIINLVSPELEKAFPNLKVEWFQGGTEQVTAKMAAEIEAGKIGADLLMVADPSYYVYLKNRDLLMSYKSENFDAVAVDKDTEGYAYTGVRISNVVIGYNTNLVKPEEAPKTFRELTDPKWKDQVVIVDPTLSGTALVSTYALSEKYGWEYFEQLRDNGAVIGGGNSSTETKLVTGEFKVAVILEENLLKVKDRGEPVDIVYPEDGVIIVPSPIGILKTTQNAEAAKAVVDWWLSPEGQKAIVTGWMHSVRTDVESPKGAQPLASFAPGAMKVNWEDLAARSGEVKDKFVEIMGTK; from the coding sequence ATGAAACGGTTCGCGGTTGTGCTTTCACTTCTGCTGGTTCTGTCCACTGCACTCGCCGGTTGTGGCGGCAGCTCCGGTTCCAGCTCGAATCCCAGTTCCGGGTCGAACACCACCACGCCGCCTGCGACCTCCGGGCAGAGCTCCGGCAGCACCTCCGGTCAGACCCAGACGGCGTCAGGTCCGTCGGGCAGCATCATGATCTACACCTCGATCTACCCCGACATCATCAACCTCGTGTCGCCGGAACTCGAGAAGGCGTTCCCCAACCTCAAGGTTGAGTGGTTCCAGGGCGGTACCGAGCAGGTGACGGCCAAGATGGCCGCCGAGATCGAGGCTGGCAAGATCGGCGCCGACCTCCTGATGGTCGCCGACCCCTCCTACTACGTGTACTTGAAGAACCGTGACCTGCTGATGTCCTACAAGTCCGAGAACTTCGATGCCGTCGCCGTGGATAAGGACACCGAGGGGTACGCCTACACCGGCGTCCGGATCTCGAACGTCGTCATCGGTTACAACACCAACCTGGTCAAGCCCGAGGAGGCCCCCAAGACCTTCAGGGAACTGACCGACCCGAAGTGGAAGGACCAGGTTGTCATCGTCGACCCGACCCTCTCCGGCACCGCGCTGGTCTCCACCTACGCGCTGTCTGAGAAGTACGGCTGGGAGTACTTCGAGCAGCTCCGTGACAACGGCGCCGTGATCGGCGGCGGCAACTCCTCCACCGAGACCAAGCTCGTCACCGGCGAGTTCAAGGTCGCGGTCATCCTCGAGGAGAACCTGCTGAAGGTCAAGGATCGCGGCGAGCCCGTCGACATCGTCTATCCCGAGGACGGCGTGATCATCGTTCCCTCGCCGATCGGCATCCTGAAGACCACGCAGAATGCCGAGGCCGCCAAGGCCGTCGTCGACTGGTGGCTGTCGCCCGAGGGCCAGAAGGCCATCGTGACCGGCTGGATGCACTCGGTCCGCACCGACGTCGAGTCGCCGAAGGGCGCCCAGCCGCTGGCCTCGTTCGCCCCGGGCGCCATGAAGGTCAACTGGGAGGATCTTGCCGCCCGCTCTGGCGAGGTCAAGGACAAGTTCGTCGAGATCATGGGGACGAAGTAG